The Vicia villosa cultivar HV-30 ecotype Madison, WI linkage group LG1, Vvil1.0, whole genome shotgun sequence genome includes a region encoding these proteins:
- the LOC131594515 gene encoding uncharacterized protein LOC131594515, with product MSQSSPSKKSSPPSETASGSRAPNVVSDQDVVLNVVPLNTVPATDPDDVETSVDNNDETPGAKDVETSEAINVETSGTKDAEILEPEKAEEVPVAPSKETLNEGPTVHDVVNLDDLDDSIDIADDELISSISHRVKTRKGKQVCDQDFSKPQVTHQKKVTIKKIKKVLAEPSTTGSKIDVKKRKERSVSAPEDDVLSKFIYAVGTKTKFDYGTYIFDQTMRYAGTSATKLPIAFPSLICGIILKQHPGILKSKDSVCKRESALSFHYKLLQRSDDMTSAGTSQPSKSVNKALLIAELKETCKELDNRKMKLEKLIQSLEQSTDDDLAGGRDGDNMDEDKGADSGAEEEAEDGEGSEDTGSSDADEETSSSSDDNTGGSSDEDSDGSDD from the exons ATGTCTCAGAGTTCTCCCTCAAAGAAATCGTCTCCTCcctctgaaacagcatcaggATCTAGGGCACCAAATGTGGTGAGTGATCAAGATGTTGTGTTGAATGTTGTGCCATTGAACACTGTTCCTGCTACCGATCCT gatgatgttgagacatctgttgaTAACAATGATGAGACCCCTGGTGccaaagatgttgagacatctgaagctatcaatgttgaaaCATCTGGTACTAAAGATGCTGAGATTCTTGAACCTGAGAAAGCTGaagaggttcctgttgctccttctaaagaaactcttaatgaaggcCCTACTGTGCATGATGTGGTGAATCTGGATGATCTGGATGATTCTATTGACATTGCTGATGATGAGCTCATCTCTAGCATCTCTCATAGAGTCAAGACTCGTAAGGGCAAACAGGTTTGTGATCAAGATTTCTCCAAACCTCAAGTTACTCATCAAAAGAAGGTCACTATAAAGAAGATCAAGAAGGTTCTTGCTGAACCTTCAACCACTGGGAGCAAGATTgatgtgaagaagaggaaggaaagaagtgTTTCTGCCCCTGAAGACGATGTcttaa GTAAATTCATTTATGCTGTGGGAACCAAGACAAAATTTGACTATGGGACCTACATATTTGATCAAACTATGAGGTATGCTGGTACCTCTGCTACCAAGCTCCCCATTGCATTCCCATCCCTGATATGTGGGATAATCCTCAAGCAACACCCTGGAATTCTGAAAAGTAAAGATTCTGTATGTAAGAGGGAAAGTGCTTTGtcttttcactacaagctgctcCAGAGGTCTGATGACAtgacatctgctgggacatcacaACCCAGCAAGTCTGTGAACAAAGCCCTTCTTATTGCTGAGCTGAAAGAGACTTGTAAGGAGTTGGACAAcaggaagatgaagcttgaaaaGCTCATCcaaagtcttgagcagtctaCAGATGATGATCTTGCTGGTGGAAGGGATGGTGACAATATGGATGAAGACAAAGGTGCTGATAGTGGGGCTGAGGAAGAGGCTGAGGATGGTGAGGGCTCTGAGGATACTGGGAGTAGTGATGCTGATGAAGAGACTAGTAGCTCAAGTGATGACAATACTGGTGGCTCTAGTGATGAAGACAGTGATGGGTCTGATGATTAG